From the genome of Vibrio gangliei, one region includes:
- the pstA gene encoding phosphate ABC transporter permease PstA produces the protein MDFAKLKKQRQNKDRILDVFIWISAGLTVGFLFWIIWYILANGLQHVDWNFITDDYTRTGDEHGIFPMIIATIYMVIASIAVAAPLGIMTAIYLTEYAKPGSKLVKVIRFCTESLAGIPSIIFGLFGMTFFVAVLGFGFSILSGALTLSILILPVIIRTTEESLMAVSQTYREGSYGLGASKIYTIWRLILPSAMPGILTSVILSIGRVIGESAPVFLTAGMVARIPESLFDSGRTLTVHLYKLTTELFTIEEWNQAYGTATVLIVLVLIINMLTKLIASKFNKANY, from the coding sequence ATGGATTTCGCAAAGCTTAAAAAACAACGTCAAAACAAAGATAGAATCTTAGACGTTTTCATCTGGATTTCAGCGGGTTTAACCGTTGGCTTCTTGTTCTGGATTATCTGGTACATCCTGGCGAATGGTTTACAACACGTCGATTGGAATTTCATTACCGACGACTACACTCGTACTGGCGATGAACACGGTATTTTCCCAATGATCATTGCGACCATTTATATGGTAATCGCTTCCATAGCGGTGGCAGCCCCACTTGGGATCATGACGGCCATCTACCTAACCGAATACGCCAAACCGGGCAGTAAGTTGGTTAAAGTCATCCGTTTTTGTACCGAATCACTTGCTGGTATTCCATCGATCATCTTTGGTCTATTTGGTATGACATTCTTTGTCGCGGTATTAGGCTTTGGCTTCTCAATTTTGTCTGGCGCATTAACGCTCAGCATCTTGATCTTGCCTGTCATTATCCGTACCACCGAAGAGTCTCTGATGGCGGTATCTCAAACTTACCGTGAAGGTTCATACGGCCTAGGCGCATCAAAAATCTACACCATCTGGCGTTTGATTTTGCCGAGTGCGATGCCTGGTATTTTAACCTCAGTCATTCTAAGTATTGGTCGTGTTATCGGTGAATCAGCCCCTGTTTTCTTAACAGCAGGTATGGTGGCGCGTATCCCTGAATCCTTATTCGATTCAGGCCGTACCCTGACGGTTCACTTATATAAATTGACCACAGAGCTATTCACGATTGAAGAATGGAACCAAGCCTACGGTACAGCGACCGTGCTGATCGTACTGGTTTTAATCATCAACATGCTCACGAAGCTGATTGCGAGCAAATTCAACAAAGCGAACTACTAA
- a CDS encoding GGDEF domain-containing protein, translating to MSKVTYFFMPFFVLVFSYTILQQMLHGLRESDKQYYDSLTKTFNRHGLYQKVYKKIDKAINNDKKAHIFSIDANKFKHISDKYGHDIGDKDIKLIAVAARHICKPFDDIVRLGGDEFLVVLYIDSQSEFDPNQFMQSFNQKLAYDCKANSVPSFTVTGGYVAFSLKSHQTLSQAIKQADEFLLTKKSIDKIETICDEFGSFDINLSVEEQDKKVR from the coding sequence ATGAGCAAGGTTACTTATTTTTTCATGCCTTTCTTTGTGCTTGTGTTTAGCTATACCATTTTACAACAGATGCTCCACGGCCTGCGTGAAAGTGACAAGCAATACTATGACTCATTAACGAAGACGTTTAACCGTCACGGCTTGTATCAAAAAGTGTATAAGAAAATAGATAAAGCGATAAATAACGATAAGAAAGCTCATATTTTCTCTATTGATGCTAATAAGTTCAAACATATTAGCGATAAGTACGGTCATGATATTGGTGACAAAGACATCAAGCTGATTGCGGTGGCTGCGAGACATATCTGTAAACCTTTTGATGACATTGTGCGCTTAGGCGGTGATGAATTTTTGGTTGTACTTTACATTGATTCGCAAAGTGAATTTGACCCGAATCAATTCATGCAAAGTTTCAACCAAAAATTAGCCTATGACTGTAAAGCGAATTCAGTGCCAAGCTTTACCGTAACAGGTGGCTATGTCGCTTTTAGTTTGAAGAGTCATCAAACACTGTCTCAAGCTATTAAACAAGCGGATGAATTTCTTTTAACGAAGAAATCGATTGATAAAATCGAAACCATTTGTGATGAGTTTGGCAGCTTTGATATTAATTTATCGGTAGAAGAGCAAGATAAGAAAGTACGGTAA
- the pstC gene encoding phosphate ABC transporter permease subunit PstC, with protein MTIATYSDKNMNSDMLMNTVAETEVKTSQNNGNLRQKTGIDWKEKIFHALFLSSAVIGIVSLALIAYFIIAESVPAFQAVGVSGIVLGDNWLPPALYGVYTMIIASVVSTLGAVVIGVPVGILTAIFIAEVAPKRVADVIRPAVELLAGIPSVVYGFFGLVIIVPLIQEIFNVPAGNTILAGIIVLGVMILPTVITVSETSIRAVPHAYKEGSLALGASKTFTIFRILLPAARSGIMTGVILGIARALGETMAIIMVMGNAPAMPQGILDSARTLTANIAIEMSYASGVHANALYATGVVLLVFIMILNAALLYLNRQKAR; from the coding sequence ATGACCATCGCCACTTATAGTGACAAAAATATGAATAGTGACATGCTTATGAATACTGTCGCCGAAACAGAAGTGAAAACTTCTCAAAACAATGGTAACTTGCGCCAAAAAACAGGCATAGACTGGAAAGAAAAAATCTTCCATGCTTTGTTTTTAAGCAGTGCAGTTATCGGTATTGTTTCACTCGCCCTTATTGCTTACTTCATCATTGCTGAAAGTGTCCCCGCCTTCCAAGCGGTTGGTGTTTCAGGCATTGTTTTAGGTGATAACTGGCTTCCACCAGCGCTTTATGGCGTATACACCATGATTATTGCCTCAGTGGTTTCGACTCTGGGTGCGGTTGTGATTGGTGTTCCAGTTGGTATCTTGACCGCCATTTTTATTGCCGAAGTTGCCCCTAAACGCGTTGCTGATGTTATTCGCCCTGCTGTTGAGCTATTAGCGGGTATTCCATCGGTCGTTTACGGTTTCTTTGGTCTCGTTATTATCGTCCCATTAATACAAGAAATCTTTAACGTGCCAGCGGGTAACACCATTTTGGCCGGTATTATTGTATTGGGTGTCATGATTCTACCTACCGTGATTACGGTTTCAGAAACCTCTATTCGCGCGGTGCCTCATGCTTATAAAGAAGGCTCACTGGCACTGGGTGCTTCAAAAACTTTTACCATTTTTAGAATCCTCCTTCCTGCGGCTCGCTCAGGGATCATGACCGGGGTGATTCTAGGTATCGCTCGTGCTCTAGGTGAAACCATGGCCATCATTATGGTGATGGGTAACGCCCCTGCTATGCCTCAAGGGATTTTAGATTCCGCTCGTACCTTAACCGCCAACATTGCGATTGAAATGTCTTACGCCAGTGGCGTGCATGCCAACGCGCTTTATGCAACCGGTGTGGTGTTACTGGTATTTATTATGATTTTAAATGCTGCCCTTCTTTACCTAAATCGTCAAAAAGCGAGGTAA
- a CDS encoding response regulator — translation MTTLISKVLLVDDHPLMRRGIGQLLSLEDCFDVVGEASNGVDAISLANELDPDIILLDLNMKGMSGLDTLKTMRKEGIDSQIIILTVSDNPADINALVKAQADGYLLKDTEPEELIELLKQAQQGETVYSRLVKEHLDTRDETGNLLDQLTDREMQILQEVAKGFRNKQIADQLFISESTVKVHMKSLLKKLNVASRTAATVLYLDTYGRD, via the coding sequence ATGACAACTTTGATATCGAAAGTTTTACTGGTTGATGATCATCCCTTGATGCGTCGCGGTATTGGGCAATTACTCAGCTTAGAAGATTGCTTTGACGTTGTTGGTGAAGCAAGTAACGGCGTTGATGCGATCTCGTTGGCTAATGAGCTCGATCCCGACATCATTCTGCTTGATCTGAATATGAAGGGTATGTCTGGCCTCGACACGTTAAAAACCATGCGCAAAGAGGGCATTGATAGCCAAATCATCATTCTTACAGTATCGGATAACCCTGCTGATATTAACGCATTAGTCAAAGCACAAGCGGACGGCTATTTATTAAAAGATACTGAGCCAGAAGAGTTGATTGAGCTGCTAAAGCAAGCGCAACAAGGCGAGACGGTTTACAGCCGTTTAGTTAAAGAGCACCTCGATACCCGTGACGAAACGGGCAACTTATTGGATCAATTGACTGACCGAGAAATGCAAATTTTGCAGGAAGTAGCGAAAGGTTTCCGTAATAAGCAAATTGCCGACCAACTGTTTATTTCTGAATCCACCGTAAAAGTGCACATGAAAAGTTTGCTCAAAAAGCTCAATGTGGCCTCACGTACCGCCGCGACGGTGTTGTATCTTGATACTTACGGCAGAGACTAA
- a CDS encoding chaperone NapD: MSLNEVHISSLVVHVMPEHLAAIKSTIESFDGTEIYGESAEGKLVVVIETQNQGYITDTIDAINQLDHVLSTALVFHQIENDLDDETEITE; this comes from the coding sequence ATGTCACTGAATGAAGTACATATTTCAAGTTTAGTCGTTCATGTCATGCCTGAACATTTGGCGGCCATAAAGTCCACCATTGAGTCTTTTGACGGTACTGAAATTTATGGCGAAAGCGCTGAAGGGAAATTAGTTGTCGTGATTGAAACGCAAAACCAAGGTTACATCACGGACACCATCGACGCGATCAACCAACTCGATCACGTATTAAGCACCGCATTAGTTTTTCATCAAATCGAAAATGACCTCGATGATGAAACCGAGATAACGGAATAA
- a CDS encoding phosphate ABC transporter substrate-binding protein → MKKTVISALAILGALTVNPVSAKETISAVGSSSVTPLMEVFAETYMKSNPDVFIEVQGPGSSAGIKAAKNNSADLGMSSRDLKDSEKEPSLKEEVIARDGIAVVVNPKNTLKGLTAEQITKIYKGEINNWKEVGGEDKPIVAITRDTASGTRGAFEDILGLKMKVNGTEVSAISQRAQVANGNGGLKTMVAGNPYAIGYISLGTVDESVHPLAVDGVEASVANVKNGTYKVARPFLVLYHEGKPTPTAQKFLDWMLTKDAQKLVTANGYIDIH, encoded by the coding sequence ATGAAAAAGACAGTGATCAGTGCTCTAGCCATCCTAGGTGCACTAACAGTAAACCCAGTATCAGCAAAAGAAACTATCTCTGCAGTAGGTTCAAGTAGTGTTACTCCGTTAATGGAAGTCTTTGCGGAAACCTATATGAAATCGAACCCAGATGTTTTCATCGAAGTTCAAGGTCCTGGTTCTTCTGCCGGCATCAAAGCGGCAAAAAACAACTCTGCTGATTTAGGTATGTCATCTCGTGATCTGAAGGACTCAGAAAAAGAGCCGAGCCTTAAAGAAGAAGTTATCGCTCGTGATGGTATCGCAGTTGTAGTTAACCCTAAAAACACTTTGAAAGGCTTAACAGCTGAACAAATCACCAAAATTTACAAAGGTGAAATCAACAACTGGAAAGAAGTGGGCGGTGAAGATAAGCCAATCGTGGCCATCACTCGTGATACTGCATCAGGTACTCGTGGCGCATTTGAAGACATTTTAGGTCTGAAAATGAAAGTCAACGGCACTGAAGTTTCAGCAATTTCTCAACGCGCGCAAGTAGCGAATGGTAACGGCGGCCTTAAAACTATGGTTGCAGGTAACCCATACGCGATTGGTTACATCTCACTAGGTACAGTAGATGAATCTGTTCACCCTCTTGCAGTTGACGGTGTAGAAGCAAGCGTTGCTAACGTGAAGAATGGTACTTACAAAGTTGCTCGTCCATTCCTAGTGCTTTACCACGAAGGCAAACCAACTCCAACAGCGCAAAAATTCCTAGATTGGATGCTAACTAAAGATGCACAAAAGTTAGTAACAGCTAACGGCTACATCGATATCCACTAA
- the pstA gene encoding phosphate ABC transporter permease PstA produces the protein MTHSPSMSRAKWRTVKNKIFRSLCYAATGVGLLILAVILYSLLSKGLHGLHWTTFTESMPSPGGEGGLANAIVGSLMISLVGIAIAIPVGLLAGTWLSEYGKNSKLADTIRFLNGMLMSSPSILIGLFIYEIFVQPFGGFSGWAGSIALAIIVLPMIISTTEEMLKLVPKTIREAGAGIGLPKWRVTLSLSYRSVGAGILTGILLSFARICGETAPLLFTALNNTFMSFDMNGPMANLPVTIYRLAMSPYDSWNDLAWTGALIITIAILMLNVISRFLPSWLAKKSQPKTVKQNG, from the coding sequence ATGACTCATTCGCCTTCCATGTCTCGAGCCAAGTGGCGCACAGTCAAAAATAAAATATTCCGTAGCTTATGCTACGCCGCAACCGGTGTAGGCTTACTGATTTTGGCGGTCATTTTATACAGTTTATTAAGTAAAGGTTTACACGGGCTGCATTGGACAACCTTTACCGAATCCATGCCAAGCCCTGGTGGTGAAGGCGGTTTAGCCAATGCCATTGTCGGCAGTTTAATGATCAGCCTAGTCGGTATTGCGATTGCAATTCCAGTTGGTCTGCTCGCAGGCACTTGGTTGTCAGAATATGGTAAGAACTCAAAACTTGCCGATACGATTCGCTTTTTAAACGGCATGTTAATGAGCTCCCCTTCTATTTTGATTGGTCTGTTCATTTACGAAATTTTTGTGCAGCCGTTTGGTGGCTTCTCAGGTTGGGCAGGTTCGATCGCACTTGCAATCATCGTTCTGCCGATGATCATTTCTACGACAGAAGAGATGCTGAAACTGGTACCGAAAACCATTCGTGAAGCTGGCGCCGGCATTGGCTTACCAAAATGGCGCGTGACGTTATCTTTGAGCTATCGCAGCGTAGGCGCAGGCATTTTGACTGGCATCTTGTTGTCGTTTGCTCGTATCTGTGGCGAAACTGCACCGCTGCTATTTACCGCTTTAAATAACACCTTTATGTCATTTGATATGAACGGCCCAATGGCAAACTTGCCGGTTACCATTTACCGCTTAGCCATGAGCCCTTATGACTCTTGGAACGATCTAGCATGGACAGGGGCACTAATTATTACGATTGCCATCTTAATGCTTAACGTTATTTCTCGATTTTTACCGTCTTGGTTAGCAAAGAAATCGCAACCAAAAACAGTTAAACAAAACGGATAA
- the pstB gene encoding phosphate ABC transporter ATP-binding protein PstB: protein MNTNMTNNKEVKSRSKRMDVQSLNFYYGKGKQALFDINLPIYDNHVTAIIGASGCGKSTLLRTMNRIYNLYDEQYAEGKILLDDENILSSGVDRYGLRSKVGMIFQKPTPFPMSIYENIAFGIRLNEKLSKAEMDERVQDALEHARLWKEVKDKLHTDAMGLSGGQQQRLCIARTIALKPEVILMDEPTSALDPIATQGIEKLITKLRKSFTIVIVTHNMQQAKRISDFTAFMHLGKLVEFGETEQIFIQPKQTMTEEYIGGEFG from the coding sequence ATGAATACCAATATGACTAACAATAAAGAAGTGAAATCACGCTCCAAGCGCATGGACGTTCAAAGTCTGAACTTTTACTACGGTAAAGGCAAACAAGCGCTGTTTGATATCAATCTTCCTATTTATGACAATCATGTCACGGCAATCATCGGCGCGTCAGGTTGTGGCAAGTCAACTCTACTTCGAACTATGAACCGTATTTATAACTTATACGATGAACAATACGCTGAAGGAAAAATTTTACTCGATGATGAAAACATTCTCTCCAGTGGTGTTGACCGTTACGGGCTACGCAGCAAAGTCGGCATGATTTTTCAAAAACCAACGCCATTCCCAATGAGCATTTACGAAAACATTGCGTTTGGAATTCGTTTGAATGAAAAGCTATCAAAAGCGGAAATGGATGAGCGAGTACAAGATGCCTTAGAACACGCTCGTTTATGGAAAGAAGTGAAAGATAAACTGCACACAGATGCAATGGGTCTATCAGGTGGTCAGCAACAACGTTTGTGTATTGCGCGAACCATCGCATTAAAGCCAGAAGTGATCTTGATGGACGAACCAACGTCTGCACTTGACCCTATTGCGACTCAAGGTATCGAGAAGTTGATCACCAAACTTCGCAAATCCTTTACTATCGTGATCGTGACGCACAATATGCAGCAAGCGAAACGAATTTCTGATTTCACCGCCTTCATGCACTTGGGTAAGTTAGTTGAATTTGGCGAAACCGAACAAATTTTCATCCAGCCAAAACAAACCATGACAGAAGAATACATTGGTGGTGAATTCGGTTAA
- a CDS encoding riboflavin synthase subunit alpha produces MFTGIIQAVARLEKVSDSQGIRTFDIQFPAGFCQDIEIGASVAVDGVCLTVTEILSANLLRFDVMLKSLQITTLSEFTQGDKVNVERAAKDGAEIGGHPLSGHVDFTAQVLDVAHIEENYRIRIGVEKSWMRYIFSKGYIAINGASLTIADVDKKEAWFDVWLIPETRRMTTFESKQSGSKLNIEIERSTQVLVDTVRDTLEENLGELLPILESLLEKNNIDIGDYLSQTKK; encoded by the coding sequence ATGTTTACCGGTATAATTCAGGCGGTTGCCCGTTTAGAAAAAGTGTCAGACTCACAGGGCATTCGCACCTTTGATATCCAGTTCCCTGCTGGTTTTTGCCAAGACATAGAAATAGGCGCTAGTGTCGCCGTCGATGGTGTATGTCTAACGGTCACTGAGATATTAAGTGCCAACTTACTGCGTTTTGATGTGATGTTAAAAAGCCTGCAAATCACAACGTTAAGCGAGTTTACCCAAGGTGATAAAGTGAATGTTGAACGTGCCGCGAAAGATGGCGCGGAAATTGGCGGCCATCCGCTTTCAGGGCATGTTGATTTTACCGCACAAGTGCTTGATGTTGCTCACATCGAAGAAAATTACCGTATACGTATCGGAGTAGAAAAATCCTGGATGCGTTACATTTTTTCGAAAGGCTATATTGCCATTAATGGCGCGAGTTTGACCATCGCCGATGTGGACAAAAAAGAAGCTTGGTTTGATGTTTGGCTGATCCCTGAAACGCGTCGAATGACTACTTTTGAATCTAAGCAATCAGGCTCGAAGTTAAATATTGAGATTGAGCGTAGTACACAGGTTTTGGTCGATACTGTTCGAGATACCCTGGAAGAAAACTTAGGAGAGTTATTGCCGATATTAGAGTCACTGCTTGAAAAAAATAATATCGATATTGGTGATTATTTATCTCAAACTAAAAAATAA
- the pstB gene encoding phosphate ABC transporter ATP-binding protein PstB, translated as MNKFNIENLDLFYGDNQALKSINLPIPQKKVTALIGPSGCGKSTLLRCLNRMNDLIAGVKITGKVTMDDNDIYGNIDVSDLRIKVGMVFQKPNPFPMSIYENVAYGLRAQGIKDKKYIDSVVEKSLRGAALWDEVKDRLKSHAFGLSGGQQQRLCIARTIAMQPDVILMDEPTSALDPIATHKIEELMESLKKEFTIVIVTHSMQQARRISDRTAFFLMGELVEHDETQVIFSNPRDDRTQGYVNGDFG; from the coding sequence ATGAACAAATTTAACATTGAAAATCTAGATTTATTCTACGGCGACAACCAAGCGTTGAAGAGCATTAACCTACCGATCCCTCAAAAGAAAGTGACCGCGCTTATTGGTCCATCTGGCTGTGGTAAATCAACCCTGCTTCGCTGCCTTAACCGCATGAATGATTTAATTGCCGGCGTCAAAATCACGGGTAAAGTGACCATGGATGACAATGACATCTACGGCAATATTGATGTATCGGATCTGCGTATCAAAGTCGGCATGGTATTCCAAAAGCCAAACCCATTCCCAATGAGCATTTATGAAAATGTCGCGTATGGCTTACGTGCTCAAGGCATCAAAGATAAGAAATACATCGACTCAGTAGTAGAGAAATCACTGCGCGGTGCAGCATTGTGGGATGAAGTGAAAGACCGTTTAAAATCACACGCTTTTGGTTTATCCGGTGGCCAGCAACAACGCTTATGTATTGCGCGTACCATCGCCATGCAACCCGATGTGATCCTAATGGATGAACCAACCTCGGCGCTTGACCCAATCGCAACGCACAAAATCGAAGAATTGATGGAGTCTCTAAAGAAAGAGTTCACCATCGTCATCGTAACTCACTCGATGCAACAAGCACGACGTATTTCAGACCGTACCGCTTTCTTCTTGATGGGCGAATTGGTTGAACATGATGAAACACAAGTCATCTTCAGCAACCCACGCGACGACCGCACACAAGGTTATGTCAATGGTGATTTCGGTTAA
- the narQ gene encoding nitrate/nitrite two-component system sensor histidine kinase NarQ, whose amino-acid sequence MNDIRYSEHYIAPKKPIASTIAKGLMSILALAVVAIIVGLFTINYSLKDAEVINVAGSLRMQSYRLAYDIQTQSPQLTEHIDSMNRSLHSSAMRSLDSMIVPHTIQLEYQQILARWQILSAQITSGNTTDYLGQVEGMVHQLDYFVLSLQRFSENKLKVFALAGVLCLFLISLLTVLIVRFARNKVVKPLGQLVNASQAIQDKNFSIQLEVNSETELDVLAQCYQLMAKELAQLYHGLELAVDEKTQELQQANDALSILYESSDSLSNSRLTLSDFQSVLNNFTQLNGVQALRLSIDEKEGGQVEVNAGQPQSSFGWKQFALEENGMTLGLLEWQQTNHRLDKVLMESLGHILARALYFNHNQKQTEQLILMQERATIARELHDSLAQSLSYLKIQVTLLKRNLNQELCAKRCENKRCETATQIIKEVDEVLAQAYTQLRELLSTFRLKIEEAHFGEALKQLLHPLQDQTEANLVVENQLLSLGLDAQQQVHLLQFIREAVLNAIKHSQAKTIHVTCLQDEQMIRICVADDGVGFDVNQPKLHHYGLGIMQERASRLAADYTIQSEIGKGSQVRLEMQLG is encoded by the coding sequence GTGAACGATATTCGCTATTCTGAACATTACATCGCGCCTAAAAAGCCAATTGCGTCCACGATTGCAAAAGGCTTGATGTCGATTTTAGCCCTCGCGGTCGTGGCGATTATTGTGGGATTGTTCACGATTAATTACAGTTTGAAAGATGCCGAAGTCATTAACGTCGCAGGCTCACTTCGCATGCAAAGTTATCGCCTTGCTTATGATATTCAAACTCAATCCCCCCAATTGACCGAACATATTGATAGCATGAATCGCTCTTTGCATTCTTCTGCGATGCGATCGTTGGACTCGATGATCGTCCCGCACACTATTCAATTGGAGTACCAACAAATATTGGCGCGTTGGCAAATACTCTCAGCGCAAATCACATCAGGTAATACCACAGATTATTTAGGGCAAGTTGAAGGCATGGTGCATCAATTGGATTACTTTGTTTTGAGCCTGCAACGCTTTTCTGAGAACAAATTAAAAGTGTTCGCTCTAGCCGGCGTGCTCTGTTTATTCTTGATTTCTTTGTTGACGGTGCTGATTGTCCGTTTTGCGCGTAATAAAGTGGTCAAACCGTTAGGGCAATTAGTGAATGCGAGCCAAGCCATTCAAGACAAAAATTTTTCTATTCAGCTTGAGGTCAATAGTGAGACAGAGTTGGATGTGTTAGCGCAATGCTATCAATTAATGGCGAAAGAGCTTGCTCAGCTATATCACGGCCTTGAATTAGCTGTTGACGAAAAAACGCAGGAATTACAGCAAGCGAATGATGCATTAAGTATCCTGTATGAAAGTTCAGATTCGCTCTCAAACTCGCGTTTAACACTGTCAGATTTCCAGTCCGTGCTGAATAATTTCACCCAACTTAATGGGGTTCAAGCGCTGCGTTTATCTATTGATGAAAAGGAAGGGGGGCAAGTTGAAGTGAATGCGGGTCAACCACAATCATCATTTGGATGGAAGCAGTTTGCTCTTGAAGAAAATGGTATGACATTGGGCCTGTTGGAATGGCAACAAACCAATCATCGTTTAGATAAAGTGTTGATGGAAAGCCTCGGGCATATCTTGGCGCGTGCCTTGTATTTTAATCATAACCAGAAGCAAACCGAACAACTTATCTTAATGCAAGAACGTGCCACCATTGCGCGAGAATTGCATGATTCTCTGGCTCAATCTTTATCGTATCTCAAAATTCAAGTGACGCTTCTTAAACGTAATTTAAACCAAGAGTTGTGCGCTAAGCGTTGTGAAAATAAGCGTTGTGAAACGGCCACACAAATTATTAAAGAAGTGGATGAGGTGTTAGCGCAGGCTTATACCCAGTTACGCGAGTTGTTAAGTACATTTCGATTAAAAATTGAAGAAGCGCATTTTGGGGAGGCGCTTAAGCAATTGTTGCATCCGTTACAAGATCAAACAGAAGCGAATCTTGTGGTTGAAAACCAGTTGCTTTCCCTTGGGTTAGATGCGCAACAGCAAGTGCATTTATTGCAATTTATTCGAGAAGCGGTATTAAATGCGATAAAACATTCGCAAGCAAAAACCATTCATGTGACTTGCTTGCAAGATGAACAGATGATTCGTATTTGTGTGGCTGATGATGGCGTGGGTTTTGATGTTAATCAGCCTAAACTTCATCATTATGGTTTAGGTATTATGCAAGAACGTGCGTCACGTTTGGCCGCTGACTACACCATTCAATCTGAGATTGGAAAGGGCAGCCAAGTTCGTTTAGAAATGCAATTAGGCTAA
- the napF gene encoding ferredoxin-type protein NapF, protein MSNSHINLSRRQLFTRRKDADKPNLPWVKNHLFTDLCTQCGKCQQACPEKIIKPTDGGFPRVDFTAGECTFCYQCAEACPEPLFIPKEEAPWQVKAHINDDCLAKRNVDCRSCGDSCEPQAITFKLAVGSVAQPQITQDACTGCGACVSVCPTKAIVVKHN, encoded by the coding sequence TTGTCTAATTCTCATATTAATTTATCGCGGCGGCAGCTTTTCACTCGTCGTAAAGATGCGGACAAACCCAATTTACCTTGGGTGAAAAATCACCTTTTTACCGACCTTTGCACCCAATGTGGAAAATGTCAGCAAGCCTGCCCAGAAAAGATCATCAAACCTACAGATGGCGGTTTTCCCCGTGTGGACTTCACTGCGGGAGAATGCACCTTTTGTTATCAATGTGCCGAAGCCTGCCCAGAGCCATTATTTATCCCGAAAGAAGAAGCCCCATGGCAAGTCAAGGCACACATCAATGATGATTGTCTTGCTAAGCGTAATGTCGATTGCCGCAGTTGTGGCGATAGCTGCGAACCACAAGCAATAACGTTTAAGTTAGCGGTCGGTTCGGTAGCTCAGCCGCAAATCACACAAGATGCCTGCACAGGTTGTGGTGCTTGTGTCTCGGTTTGTCCAACCAAGGCTATCGTCGTGAAGCACAATTGA